Below is a genomic region from Raphanus sativus cultivar WK10039 chromosome 4, ASM80110v3, whole genome shotgun sequence.
CATCTTGTGCAACCGAGCACTTAAACAGGACATGAACAATAGATTCCGAATGTGTCAAGCACAATTTACACCGTGTGTCCAGATGCATTCCTTTTGTATTTAAACATTCTGCTACCGCAAGTGCACCCGAGGCAGCCCTCCAAAGGAAACTACGGATCTTTGGAATAgttgaaattttacatatgcTACGTTCTAAGTCTAGTACACCTTGTTCATTAGAACTTGACTGCATAGCCTGAGATTCTTTAGCTTTCGAAGCTAATGCATAACCACTTTTGACCGTGTAAGATCCATGAGTGGTGTATGCCCGTATATCTCTTTATCCGTAGTGTGTCCAACTGGAAGTTGAAGGATACCCAATCTATAATTTTAATACTtgcaaaatatatgtaatttccGAATACATTTTGGATCCAGATTGGTTCAGATATTTAGAATCCGAAAAAGATCCGAAATACCCAAACTTGATccgaaaactcaaaaaatacCCAAAAACTCTTAAAATACCTAAAAAACCGCAAAATACcctaaaatttatctaaaatcaGATCTGAAAACCCAAATTATACCTAAACTTTTACCCGAATATtcgaattatattttttttaaatctaaaatatctgAAACCTAAAATTGTACCCAAAAACTCgaattcaaaacttaaaaaatgtcCACAGTACCAAAAATATACCTAATCATCTAAATATActtaatatatacaataattacGGTTACTTCGTATACCTGATCGGATTTTGGGACCCGAACCCAAACCAAGACCCATAGACTACCCAGACCCGAGGATCCGACCCGGAACAGACCCGAAAATATCCGATCCGGAACCGAAAATACATGggtcttaatttttttttacccaAAAGAATCAGAACCgaaaagaaccgatccgaataGACCCGGACCCGAATAGATCCAGATCCGAAAAGAACCGACTCGAATAGACCCGATCCGATAAGAACCGATTTGTACCTGatttaaaaacatgtatatagAAAAACCATGATTTTTTgtgttctattttatatatataatttaaaatttagttgaaatatcttttgttgaaaatatttgttattattttgcaaCATATTTAAGTAAGATGaagtttcaaaatttagagtttaatttttttttattttaactattaaTAGTTTACtataagttattttgtaaaattttagatatatgtgacaaatattaactaaatatcGTATGTCATGTCTTTTTCAGATCctaaatacccgaacccgattCGGATCAGATATAGACCccaaatattttgggtattttaTAGACATTAGAATTAAAGACCTTAATCGACCCGGACCCAACCCGAAAAATTATAGATACCTATATGGGTCCAAATTTCAAGGACCCAAAAGACCCGGAAGAGTCCGGCCCAAACCCGACACGAAGACCCGGATGCCCAGACCTGGCCCACagatccaaaaaaaatatcaaacaggTACTTTAGCATAGATCCGAATCCAGACCCAAACATGTATTTTCGGCTCGGTTCGATCTTCGGGTCCAGGTAAAATGTCCAGGTATAAAGCCAGCATTACCACAATTATATCAAGTTACAGATCCAAGATAACCgcaatcttttttaaaaaagaaaaaaaaaagctcaaacACATGGAACAAAACTAACCCAAAGTAACCTACTTATCAATCAAATGAAAAGTCAAAACACAGAACAAGACTAACCCAAAGTAACAATAACTAGAAACAAAGATACGGCCTAAAGTCTAAACGCTTCCGACTGTTCACAAACGATTCCGATTTGTTATTACATTATCCGACATGAAACATAGAATCTGAAAGCTCCAAGCCTCAAACATAAGAGAAGAcagcaaaacaaaacacaaacagaGAAAAAGAAACGGGATCAAAGAGCCTTAAGCATATCCTCAGCACTACTGTTCGTAAAAGCGCCTCCTTCTTCAAGATTCAGAACCTTGACAACACCATCCTCCGCCAGAATCGCGTACCTCCTCGACCTAACTCCGAGTCCCACAGGCTTATCCCTCAAATCCAACTCCACGCCAAGCTTCCCCGTGAACTCCCCGTTACCGTCGGACAACAGCATCACCTCGTCGTTGATCCCGAGGTCCTTCCTCCACGCCTCCATCACGAACGCGTCGTTCACGGAGACGCACGCGATGACGTCGACGCCTTTGGATCTGAGCTCTCCCGCTTTGGAGACGAATCCCGGGACGTGTTTCTGCGAGCAGGTCGGAGTGAAGGCTCCCGGGACGGCGAAGATGATGGTTTTCTTCCCGGCGGTTAGGGAGGAGACGGTGACTGTTTTGACGTCGTTGGTGGCGGGGTCGAGGTAGGAGAGAGTGGAGTCTGGGAGTTTGTCTCCGACGGAGATGGCGGAGGTGATGGTTGTTGAGAAGGATCTGGTGGCGGAGAGGGTGATGCTGCGGCGGGTGTTGGATTTGAGGGAGAGGTTGGGAGCGAGAGAGCGCGTGAAAGAGAGAGGCGCCGTGAAGGTTGGGGAGAGTAACGGTTTGGCGATGGAGATGGAGGTggctgaggaggaggaggagaggagtCTGGAGACAGAGAGAGAAGTTGCCATGGATGATAGTGTTGAGCGGTTCAAAGGAAATGTTTGGTGAGTGACTCGAGATTGTGTCTTCTCGGATGAGTAGGGAAGAAAGGTGGAAGCTAGAAAGCTCCGTCGTTATTAGGCCTTTTGTTTGTACATGGGCCTATTGTTTGTAAATGGGCCCAAGAGTGCactgattttatatatatctgagaaaaacataaaaataaatgttagattttaatattttataactagggaaataaatattttttatacattaaAATGCAAGTCGTTTGAAGAATTAAAATCTGACATGTggcatgtttaaaattttaaatttgaaaaatgcaaataaaaattttttaaagaaaattgttCATCTATTCAAATAACTGAATTCTATtgctttttttctaaaaaaatagataaaataaaaatctataatatcTCTCCTACTATTTCATGATCTAGAAATCTCTGGACCGTTTAGCCCATTTCTTTATAAAACTTGACTCGTGAGTCAACTATAGGTCTTCTCGAAATGCAATCACTCCATTGAATTTTTCTGTGAGGGTTTGATGAAATTTCAGTGTCTAACAAGACTGAggaataactttttttttgaaactcctAACCATTGTATCAACACTACCAAGAATACAGTTCTACACCTAGGTTGACGTAGTCTATGTCCAAACACTAGCACAACAATATTCTTCAAAAGA
It encodes:
- the LOC108853881 gene encoding peroxiredoxin-2E, chloroplastic-like, with the protein product MATSLSVSRLLSSSSSATSISIAKPLLSPTFTAPLSFTRSLAPNLSLKSNTRRSITLSATRSFSTTITSAISVGDKLPDSTLSYLDPATNDVKTVTVSSLTAGKKTIIFAVPGAFTPTCSQKHVPGFVSKAGELRSKGVDVIACVSVNDAFVMEAWRKDLGINDEVMLLSDGNGEFTGKLGVELDLRDKPVGLGVRSRRYAILAEDGVVKVLNLEEGGAFTNSSAEDMLKAL